A window of Rhizobium sp. CIAT894 contains these coding sequences:
- the traA gene encoding Ti-type conjugative transfer relaxase TraA has translation MAIMFVRAQVISRGSGRSIVSAAAYRHRARMMDEQAGTSFSYRGGAGELMYEELALPDEIPDWLRSAISGQSVSKASEVFWNAVDAFETRADAQLARELIIALPEELTRAENITLVREFVRDNLTSKGMIADWVYHDKDGNPHIHLMTTLRPATEEGFGAKKVPVLGEGGKPLRVVTPDRPNGKIVYKVWAGDKETMRAWKIAWAETANRHLALAGHDIRLDGRSYAEQGLDGIAQKHLGPEKAALARKGRELHFAPADLARRQEMADRLLSEPELLLKQLGNERSTFDERDIARALHRYVDDPTDFANIRARLMASDQLVILKPQEIEAETGKVSEPAVFTTREMLRIEYDMAQSARVLSERRGFGVSERNVTVAIERVESGDPKNPFRLDAEQVDAVRHVTGDGGIAAIVGLAGAGKSTLLAAARLAWESEGHRVIGAALAGKAAEGLQDSSGIKSRTLASWELAWGNGRDTLHRGDVLVIDEAGMVASQQMARVLKIAEEAEVKVVLVGDAMQLQPIQAGAAFRAITERIGFAELVGVRRQREAWARNASRLFARGEVEKGLDAYARHGHLVEAGSREETIDRIVSDWAAARREAIERSTSEGGDGRLRGDELLVLAHTNDDVRKLNEALRSVMTQEGALSESRSFRSERGVREFAAGDRIIFLENARFLEPRAKHSGPQYVKNGMLGTVVSTGDKRGDPLLSVLLDNGRKLVFSEDSYRHVDHGYAATIHKSQGATVDRTFVLATGMMDQHLTYVSMTRHRDRVDLYAAKEDFAAKPEWGRKPRVDHATGVTGELVETGEAKFRPDDEDADDSPYADVRADDGTVHRLWGVSLPKALEEAGIQEGDTVTLRKDGVERVKVQIAVVDEKTGHKHYEEREVDRNVWTASQVETASARQERIERESHRPELFNPLVERLSRSGAKTTTLDFESEASYRAHANDFARRRGLDHLSLAAAEMEQSLTRRWAWIAAKREQVEKLWERASVALGFAIERERRVAYNEERSQTMVEATSSDARTASHSVSGASAAETRYLIPPATSFVSSVEEDARLAQLASPAWTEREVILRPLLQKIYRDPDAALVSLNALASDIGVAPRRLADDLAAAPGRLGRLRGSELIVDGRAAREERNLAVAAVKELLPMARAHATEFRRNAERFELREQTRRAHMSLSIPALSERAMARLMEIEAVRSQGGDDAYKTAFALAAKDRSVVREIKAVSEALTARFGWSAFSAKADAIAERNIVERMPEDLTDEWRGKLTRLFDAVRRFADEQHLAERRDRSKVVAGASADLSKEPGTEKIIMPPMFAAVTEFKVPIDDEARSRALASPVYRQQRAALANAATTIWRDPAEVVGKIEELLQKGFAAERIGAAVTNNPAAYGALRGSDRLMDRMLTSGRERKEAVAAVPEAAARLRALGAAHLNALDAQRQAITDERRRMAVAIPALSKAAEEALAHLTVEVSKDSRKLSVSAASLDPGIGREFAAVSRALDERFGRNALVRGDKDIANVVPPAQRGAFAAMQERLKVLQQTVRLQSSEQIIVERRQQTANRSRGINL, from the coding sequence GTGGCGATCATGTTCGTCAGAGCGCAGGTGATCAGCAGGGGATCGGGACGCAGCATCGTCTCGGCTGCCGCCTATCGCCACCGCGCCCGGATGATGGACGAGCAGGCGGGAACGTCGTTCAGCTATCGCGGTGGGGCGGGCGAACTGATGTATGAGGAACTGGCGCTGCCGGATGAGATCCCGGATTGGCTGCGGTCGGCGATATCAGGTCAGTCCGTCAGCAAGGCCAGCGAAGTGTTTTGGAATGCCGTTGACGCCTTCGAGACGCGGGCAGATGCGCAGCTCGCCCGCGAACTGATCATCGCGCTGCCGGAGGAGCTGACGCGGGCCGAGAATATCACGCTGGTGCGCGAATTCGTCCGCGACAATCTCACCTCGAAAGGAATGATCGCCGACTGGGTCTATCACGACAAGGACGGCAACCCGCACATCCACCTGATGACGACGCTCCGGCCGGCGACGGAGGAGGGGTTCGGGGCAAAGAAGGTTCCAGTGCTTGGTGAGGGTGGCAAGCCGCTGCGTGTCGTCACGCCGGACCGCCCGAACGGCAAGATCGTCTACAAAGTCTGGGCGGGCGACAAGGAAACGATGAGAGCGTGGAAGATCGCCTGGGCGGAAACGGCCAACCGGCATCTGGCGCTGGCCGGACATGACATCCGCCTCGACGGTCGCTCCTATGCCGAACAGGGCCTCGACGGGATCGCGCAAAAACATCTCGGGCCGGAGAAGGCGGCGCTGGCGAGGAAGGGCAGGGAGCTCCACTTCGCGCCGGCCGATCTCGCCCGCCGCCAGGAGATGGCCGATCGGCTGCTTTCAGAGCCGGAGCTTTTGCTGAAGCAGCTCGGCAATGAACGCTCTACCTTCGACGAGAGGGATATCGCCAGGGCGCTGCACCGTTACGTCGACGATCCCACCGATTTTGCCAACATCCGCGCCAGGCTGATGGCGTCGGACCAATTGGTCATACTGAAGCCGCAGGAGATCGAGGCAGAGACAGGAAAGGTGTCGGAGCCCGCGGTGTTTACGACGCGGGAGATGCTGCGCATCGAATACGACATGGCGCAGTCGGCGCGGGTTTTGTCGGAGCGTCGCGGCTTCGGTGTTTCCGAGCGGAATGTGACGGTGGCGATCGAACGCGTGGAGAGCGGCGATCCAAAGAATCCGTTTCGGCTCGATGCAGAGCAGGTCGATGCTGTCCGTCATGTCACCGGTGATGGTGGCATTGCCGCTATTGTAGGCCTTGCCGGCGCCGGCAAATCGACGCTGCTTGCTGCCGCACGTCTTGCCTGGGAGAGCGAGGGACACCGGGTGATCGGTGCAGCCCTTGCCGGCAAGGCCGCGGAAGGGCTGCAAGACAGTTCCGGCATCAAGTCGCGGACGCTTGCCTCCTGGGAACTGGCCTGGGGCAATGGGCGCGATACGCTCCATCGCGGTGATGTGCTGGTGATCGACGAGGCCGGCATGGTGGCCTCGCAGCAGATGGCCCGTGTGCTGAAGATTGCCGAGGAGGCTGAGGTAAAGGTCGTGCTGGTCGGCGATGCGATGCAGCTGCAGCCGATCCAGGCCGGTGCTGCCTTCCGGGCAATTACCGAACGCATCGGCTTTGCAGAGCTTGTCGGCGTGCGCCGCCAGCGTGAGGCCTGGGCACGTAATGCCTCGCGGCTGTTTGCCCGCGGCGAGGTCGAGAAGGGCCTCGACGCCTATGCCCGGCATGGCCATCTGGTCGAGGCAGGGTCACGCGAGGAAACGATCGATCGCATCGTCTCCGACTGGGCTGCTGCGCGCAGAGAGGCAATAGAGCGATCAACGTCTGAGGGCGGGGATGGCCGCCTTCGCGGTGATGAACTGCTGGTGCTCGCCCACACCAACGACGATGTTCGCAAGTTGAACGAGGCGCTGCGATCGGTGATGACGCAGGAGGGAGCGCTCAGTGAAAGCCGCAGCTTCCGGAGCGAGCGGGGCGTACGGGAATTTGCCGCCGGCGATCGGATCATCTTCCTGGAGAACGCTCGCTTCCTTGAGCCGCGCGCCAAGCACTCCGGGCCACAGTATGTGAAGAACGGCATGCTCGGCACCGTCGTCTCCACCGGCGACAAGCGTGGAGATCCGCTGCTTTCGGTTCTGCTCGACAACGGCCGCAAGCTCGTCTTCAGCGAAGACAGCTATCGACATGTCGATCACGGCTATGCCGCAACGATCCACAAATCGCAGGGCGCTACCGTCGATCGCACCTTCGTGCTGGCAACCGGGATGATGGACCAGCATCTGACCTATGTGTCGATGACGAGGCATCGCGACCGCGTCGATCTTTATGCGGCCAAAGAAGATTTTGCGGCAAAACCTGAATGGGGACGCAAGCCGCGTGTCGATCATGCCACGGGTGTGACCGGCGAGCTTGTCGAAACCGGCGAAGCCAAATTCCGGCCTGATGACGAGGATGCCGACGACAGCCCTTATGCCGACGTCAGGGCGGACGACGGAACCGTCCATCGGCTTTGGGGCGTGAGCCTGCCGAAGGCACTCGAGGAGGCCGGCATCCAGGAAGGCGACACCGTGACGCTCAGAAAGGATGGTGTCGAGCGGGTCAAGGTCCAGATTGCCGTAGTCGACGAGAAGACAGGTCACAAGCATTACGAGGAGAGGGAGGTCGATCGCAACGTCTGGACGGCCAGCCAGGTCGAGACCGCTAGCGCACGACAGGAGCGCATCGAGCGGGAAAGTCATCGGCCGGAACTCTTCAATCCGCTCGTCGAACGCTTGTCGCGCTCCGGTGCCAAGACGACGACGCTCGATTTTGAGAGCGAGGCCAGTTACCGCGCACACGCTAACGACTTCGCCCGGCGCCGCGGGCTTGATCATCTCTCGCTTGCCGCCGCCGAGATGGAGCAAAGCCTTACCCGGCGCTGGGCGTGGATTGCCGCAAAGCGGGAGCAGGTGGAAAAGCTCTGGGAGAGGGCAAGCGTGGCGCTCGGCTTTGCCATCGAGCGGGAACGGCGGGTCGCCTACAATGAAGAGCGGAGCCAGACGATGGTCGAAGCGACGTCCAGTGACGCGCGAACTGCATCCCACTCCGTCTCGGGCGCAAGTGCTGCTGAAACACGCTATCTGATCCCGCCGGCCACGTCCTTTGTCAGCAGCGTCGAGGAGGATGCGCGGTTGGCGCAGCTTGCGTCGCCGGCCTGGACGGAGCGGGAGGTGATCCTGCGGCCGCTGCTGCAGAAGATCTACCGGGATCCGGATGCAGCGCTCGTCTCCCTGAATGCACTGGCGTCGGATATCGGGGTCGCACCCCGCAGGCTCGCCGACGACCTTGCGGCAGCCCCTGGTCGGCTTGGCCGGCTGCGTGGCTCCGAGCTGATCGTCGACGGACGCGCGGCGCGTGAAGAGCGCAATCTCGCTGTCGCGGCCGTGAAGGAACTGCTTCCGATGGCCCGTGCCCATGCGACCGAGTTCCGCAGGAACGCCGAACGGTTCGAACTGCGCGAGCAGACGCGCCGCGCGCATATGTCATTGTCGATCCCGGCGCTCTCCGAACGCGCCATGGCACGTCTGATGGAAATCGAGGCGGTGCGCAGCCAGGGCGGGGACGATGCTTATAAGACGGCCTTTGCGCTCGCCGCCAAAGATCGATCGGTGGTGCGGGAGATCAAGGCGGTGAGCGAAGCTTTGACGGCCCGCTTTGGCTGGAGCGCATTTAGCGCGAAGGCGGATGCGATCGCTGAACGCAACATTGTCGAGCGCATGCCGGAGGACCTGACGGATGAATGGCGCGGAAAGCTGACCCGCTTGTTCGACGCCGTGCGACGCTTTGCCGACGAGCAGCACCTCGCCGAACGTCGGGATCGTTCGAAGGTCGTCGCCGGCGCGAGTGCCGATTTGAGCAAAGAGCCAGGGACGGAGAAAATCATCATGCCGCCCATGTTTGCCGCCGTCACCGAGTTCAAGGTTCCGATCGACGACGAGGCGCGATCTCGGGCTCTTGCTTCGCCTGTCTATCGCCAGCAGCGTGCGGCACTGGCGAACGCGGCAACGACAATCTGGCGCGATCCGGCTGAAGTCGTCGGCAAGATCGAGGAACTTCTCCAGAAAGGTTTTGCCGCCGAGCGCATTGGAGCCGCGGTGACCAACAATCCTGCCGCCTATGGTGCCTTGCGTGGTTCGGATCGCCTGATGGACCGGATGCTGACCTCTGGCCGAGAGCGGAAAGAGGCTGTGGCGGCCGT
- a CDS encoding PIN domain-containing protein produces MASKPPVAVYDACVLYPFHLRNVLVQCAFDGLVDARRTDDIHAEWIRNLAIRLTRDTLLEATRDRIKDVLPDADVGNHRILIPDLSLPGPDDRHGLAVAIAGKASVIVTGNLKDFPAADLRPHGVTCVSPDNFLVGLHSTFSSALIDSIRRARLNLRKTVPAVHEFIDALDHQGLRAFSVVLHDKAAQLD; encoded by the coding sequence ATGGCCTCTAAGCCGCCTGTTGCGGTCTATGATGCCTGCGTCCTCTACCCTTTCCATTTGCGTAATGTCTTGGTCCAGTGTGCTTTCGACGGTCTCGTCGACGCACGCCGGACCGACGACATCCACGCCGAGTGGATTCGCAATCTGGCCATTCGGCTCACCCGAGATACCCTTCTGGAAGCGACCCGTGATCGGATCAAGGACGTTTTGCCCGATGCCGATGTCGGCAACCATCGAATTCTCATCCCCGACCTCTCGCTACCGGGTCCGGATGATCGTCATGGTTTGGCTGTAGCCATCGCCGGAAAGGCTTCTGTGATTGTCACGGGGAATCTCAAGGATTTCCCAGCCGCGGACCTTCGGCCTCATGGGGTGACCTGCGTATCGCCAGACAATTTCCTCGTGGGCCTCCATTCCACCTTTTCGAGCGCATTGATCGACAGCATCAGGCGCGCCCGTTTGAATTTACGCAAGACGGTGCCGGCGGTTCACGAATTCATTGATGCACTGGACCATCAGGGGCTCCGCGCGTTTTCAGTGGTCCTGCATGACAAGGCCGCACAATTGGACTGA
- a CDS encoding conjugal transfer protein TraD, translating into MTADRKRDTREKILLGGIVVKAGLSKADRAFLLGGLIEMARLVPGSIEHRRLRDIGEEAFKVSSLRNGSSHLEEKVRWA; encoded by the coding sequence ATGACGGCTGACCGCAAGCGCGACACGCGCGAAAAGATCCTGCTCGGCGGGATCGTCGTCAAAGCCGGGCTATCGAAGGCGGATCGGGCGTTCCTGCTCGGCGGCCTCATAGAAATGGCAAGGCTCGTCCCAGGCTCCATCGAGCATCGGCGGCTGCGCGATATCGGCGAAGAGGCTTTCAAGGTCTCCTCTCTGAGGAACGGTTCATCGCATCTCGAGGAGAAAGTAAGATGGGCCTAA
- the traG gene encoding Ti-type conjugative transfer system protein TraG: protein MGLRGKPHPSLLLVLVPIAVTTITIYIVGWRWPGLAAGMSGKIEHWFLRAAPVPPLLFGPLAGLLTVWALPLHRRRPVAMASLLYFLGVAAFYALREFGRLAPAVQAEVITWDRALSYLDMVAVIAAVAGFMAVAMSARISVVVPDEIKRARRGIFGDADWLPMTAAGKLFPPEGEIVVGERYRVDKEIVHALPFDANDRSTWGQGGKAPLLTYRQDFDSTHMLFFAGSGGYKTTSNVVPTALRYSGPLICLDPSTEVAPMVAGHRARALKREVMVLDPTNPIMGFNVLDGIEASKQKEEDIVGIAHMLLSESLRFESSTGSYFQNQAHNLLTGLLAHVMLSPEYEGRRSLRSLRQIVSEPEPSVLAMLRDIQEHSGSAFIRETLGVFTNMTEQTFSGVYSTASKDTQWLSLDSYAALVCGNAFKSSDIVSGKKDVFLNISASILRSYPGIARVIIGSLINAMVQADGAFQRRALFMLDEVDLLGYMRVLEEARDRGRKYGISMMLMYQSVGQLERHFGKDGATSWIDGCAFASYAAIKALDTARNVSAQCGEMTVEVKGSSRNIGWDTKNNASRRSENVNFQRRPLIMPHEITQSMRKDEQIIIVQGHSPIRCGRAIYFRRKEMDQAAKVNRFVKPVL from the coding sequence ATGGGCCTAAGAGGGAAACCGCATCCGAGCCTGTTACTCGTTTTGGTACCGATCGCCGTCACCACGATCACAATCTACATTGTTGGCTGGCGATGGCCGGGACTCGCCGCCGGCATGTCCGGGAAGATAGAACACTGGTTCCTGCGCGCAGCACCTGTGCCGCCTCTACTGTTCGGACCTCTTGCCGGACTTCTGACAGTTTGGGCCTTGCCGCTGCATCGGCGAAGGCCGGTCGCCATGGCAAGCCTTTTGTATTTTCTCGGTGTTGCCGCGTTCTATGCGCTGCGCGAATTCGGCCGGCTTGCACCTGCTGTGCAGGCCGAAGTGATCACATGGGATCGAGCGCTGTCCTATCTTGATATGGTCGCAGTCATCGCCGCCGTCGCCGGCTTCATGGCAGTGGCGATGTCGGCCCGCATCTCCGTCGTCGTCCCAGATGAAATAAAACGTGCCCGGCGTGGAATATTTGGAGATGCCGATTGGCTGCCCATGACGGCAGCAGGAAAACTGTTTCCGCCGGAAGGGGAAATCGTCGTCGGTGAGCGCTATCGGGTCGACAAGGAAATCGTCCATGCGCTTCCCTTCGATGCAAACGATCGTAGCACCTGGGGACAGGGCGGGAAGGCGCCATTGCTCACCTACAGACAGGACTTCGATTCCACCCATATGCTGTTTTTCGCGGGATCGGGCGGATACAAGACCACCAGCAACGTCGTCCCGACGGCGCTGCGCTATAGCGGGCCGTTGATCTGCCTCGATCCCTCCACCGAGGTCGCACCAATGGTGGCCGGACACCGAGCCCGCGCCCTCAAGCGCGAGGTCATGGTGCTCGATCCGACGAACCCGATCATGGGCTTCAACGTGCTCGACGGGATCGAAGCATCCAAGCAAAAGGAAGAGGACATCGTCGGCATTGCCCATATGCTGCTGTCGGAAAGCCTTCGCTTCGAAAGCTCGACGGGATCCTACTTCCAGAACCAGGCGCACAACCTCCTGACCGGTCTGCTCGCCCATGTGATGCTCTCGCCCGAATATGAGGGCCGGCGAAGCTTGCGCAGTCTCCGCCAGATCGTTTCCGAACCGGAGCCCTCGGTGCTCGCTATGCTGCGCGACATTCAGGAGCATTCCGGTTCGGCCTTCATCCGCGAAACGCTCGGCGTCTTCACCAACATGACCGAGCAGACGTTTTCGGGCGTCTATTCCACAGCATCGAAGGATACCCAGTGGCTGTCGCTCGACAGCTATGCCGCGCTCGTCTGCGGCAATGCCTTCAAATCGAGTGATATCGTTTCGGGCAAGAAGGACGTCTTCCTCAACATCTCCGCATCGATCCTGCGCTCCTATCCGGGCATCGCTCGTGTGATCATCGGCTCGCTCATCAACGCCATGGTGCAGGCCGACGGCGCCTTCCAGCGCCGGGCGCTGTTCATGCTCGATGAGGTCGATCTGCTCGGCTACATGAGGGTGCTCGAGGAGGCGCGCGACCGCGGCCGCAAGTACGGCATCTCGATGATGTTGATGTACCAGTCGGTCGGGCAGTTGGAGCGGCATTTCGGGAAGGATGGCGCGACGTCATGGATCGATGGCTGCGCTTTCGCCTCTTACGCAGCGATCAAGGCGCTCGACACGGCGCGCAACGTCTCTGCGCAATGTGGCGAGATGACGGTGGAAGTGAAGGGCAGTTCCCGCAACATCGGCTGGGACACGAAGAACAATGCATCCAGGAGATCCGAGAACGTCAACTTCCAGCGCCGGCCGCTGATCATGCCGCACGAGATCACCCAGTCTATGAGGAAGGACGAGCAGATCATCATCGTCCAGGGGCATAGTCCGATCCGCTGCGGCCGGGCGATCTACTTCCGGCGAAAGGAGATGGATCAGGCAGCTAAGGTCAATCGTTTCGTCAAACCGGTGCTATGA
- a CDS encoding type II toxin-antitoxin system prevent-host-death family antitoxin codes for MPKPSGTYSTSDLSRKSGDIIVEALRHPVTITQRNKPRLVLLNIEDYQQLIRQADRRTVGTIETMPDELFAELENAVDAYAGEDEVGRS; via the coding sequence ATGCCGAAGCCAAGCGGGACGTATTCAACCAGTGACCTCTCACGTAAATCCGGCGACATCATCGTCGAGGCGCTGCGCCATCCGGTGACGATCACCCAGCGGAACAAACCCCGGCTGGTTCTCCTCAATATCGAAGATTATCAGCAACTGATCAGGCAGGCAGACCGACGCACCGTCGGCACTATCGAAACGATGCCCGACGAGCTTTTTGCCGAACTCGAAAACGCCGTCGACGCCTATGCCGGCGAGGACGAGGTGGGCCGCTCATAA
- a CDS encoding DUF1173 domain-containing protein, with product MRQFLIGNQAFDDSSPEFLPQLERAYEQKLRPFCPCRQPPVPMYIARMDGQFLIKRMPLSGRQHDPGCSSYDPPYELSGLGPLIGNAIQIDAATGAATLKLDFSLSKRGGRSTSTSPSEPSETVRSEPKKLSLRAMLHYLWDMGELTEWTSLWAGKRGWGRVRSSLVNAAKQMIVRGGPLSDILFVPEVFHQDDKEGISARRAAMLAGAQLTGPGPRKLMMTVGEVKEFSSARDGQKMLVRHLPFPFMLDEGAWKRLNARYETELELWRSNEGFHLIVIATFGISGAGIASVEEVALMVVNENWIPFETIHEQRLLERLSSLKRRSVKGLRFDLSRDQPIASVTLPEAKPAPIAMFIVPTKADEDYDVALNEMIAARAEMTPWIWRVADGEMPRLP from the coding sequence GTGCGACAGTTTTTGATCGGCAACCAGGCGTTCGACGACAGTTCTCCAGAGTTTCTGCCGCAGCTCGAACGCGCTTACGAACAGAAGCTCAGGCCATTTTGCCCGTGTCGGCAACCGCCGGTGCCGATGTACATTGCCCGGATGGATGGCCAATTCCTGATCAAACGCATGCCGCTCTCAGGCCGGCAGCATGATCCCGGCTGCTCGTCTTACGACCCGCCGTATGAGCTATCCGGCCTCGGGCCGTTGATCGGCAACGCCATCCAAATCGACGCGGCGACCGGTGCGGCAACGCTGAAACTCGATTTTTCGCTGTCGAAACGAGGGGGCCGATCGACGTCGACATCGCCTTCGGAGCCGTCGGAGACTGTGCGAAGCGAGCCCAAGAAGCTCTCGCTCAGGGCGATGCTCCATTATCTCTGGGACATGGGGGAGCTGACGGAATGGACCTCGCTATGGGCCGGGAAACGCGGCTGGGGGCGCGTGCGCAGCAGTCTGGTGAACGCGGCAAAGCAGATGATCGTCCGCGGCGGCCCTCTCAGCGATATCTTGTTTGTCCCGGAAGTGTTTCATCAGGACGACAAAGAGGGGATTTCAGCGCGGCGTGCGGCTATGTTGGCCGGTGCCCAGTTAACCGGTCCCGGTCCGCGGAAACTGATGATGACCGTCGGAGAGGTAAAGGAATTTTCCTCAGCGCGCGATGGCCAGAAGATGCTGGTGCGCCACCTGCCTTTCCCCTTCATGCTCGATGAGGGTGCGTGGAAACGGTTGAATGCCCGATATGAAACCGAACTGGAACTGTGGCGATCCAACGAGGGGTTTCATCTCATCGTCATCGCCACGTTCGGCATTTCGGGAGCGGGGATAGCTTCGGTCGAGGAAGTGGCGCTGATGGTGGTCAACGAGAACTGGATCCCGTTCGAAACCATCCATGAACAGCGTCTCCTGGAGCGGCTCTCAAGCCTGAAGCGAAGAAGCGTGAAAGGACTCCGGTTCGATCTTTCGCGCGACCAGCCGATTGCCTCCGTGACCTTACCGGAGGCAAAGCCAGCGCCGATCGCCATGTTCATCGTTCCGACGAAGGCCGACGAAGACTATGACGTTGCACTGAATGAGATGATCGCCGCGAGAGCCGAGATGACGCCGTGGATCTGGCGTGTGGCCGACGGCGAAATGCCGCGGCTGCCATGA
- a CDS encoding DUF736 family protein — protein sequence MATTIATLTQKTDGILEGVFATIRVNAPIAIVPNASKASEEAPDYRVIHRKTGFEIGAAWNRIARQTGEEYLSVKLEAPEIGVIFGNLAPAPGGDPSKKVILWNSPN from the coding sequence ATGGCCACCACGATCGCAACGCTCACGCAGAAGACCGACGGCATCCTCGAAGGCGTCTTCGCCACGATCCGGGTCAACGCCCCGATCGCCATCGTCCCAAATGCCAGCAAGGCAAGCGAAGAAGCGCCCGACTACCGCGTCATTCACCGCAAGACGGGCTTCGAGATCGGCGCCGCCTGGAACCGCATCGCGCGGCAGACCGGCGAGGAATACCTCTCAGTGAAGCTTGAGGCCCCCGAGATCGGTGTGATCTTCGGCAATCTCGCACCGGCACCCGGCGGCGATCCGAGCAAGAAGGTGATCCTCTGGAACAGCCCGAACTGA
- a CDS encoding TraC family protein, with amino-acid sequence MATKSSISDLDAQIEKLRERKRLLIVKSAERFARAATRTGLAEMEIADEEIDRIIEEIAARFRKGERKGAAGPTPQTRRPADSGAGAQGQVPNDG; translated from the coding sequence ATGGCGACAAAATCATCGATTTCCGATCTCGACGCCCAGATCGAAAAGCTGCGCGAACGCAAACGATTGTTGATAGTTAAATCGGCCGAGCGGTTTGCCCGCGCCGCGACCAGAACCGGGCTGGCGGAGATGGAGATCGCCGACGAGGAGATCGATCGGATCATCGAGGAAATCGCCGCGCGATTTCGGAAGGGGGAAAGGAAAGGCGCCGCTGGCCCCACTCCTCAAACGCGTCGACCAGCAGATAGCGGCGCTGGAGCGCAGGGGCAGGTTCCAAATGACGGCTGA
- a CDS encoding type II toxin-antitoxin system VapC family toxin, with amino-acid sequence MRLLLDTHALLWWLNDDEKLGNHARRLIGDPENDVLVSAVSLWEITVKLRIGKLDADIEEIVAILPDQGFDRLDISDAHLIALAALPLHHRDPFDHLLMAQAVAEGAYLVSDDQNVALYGIPFVTCSDPVAL; translated from the coding sequence GTGAGGCTGCTGCTCGATACACATGCCTTGCTGTGGTGGCTGAACGACGACGAGAAGCTAGGGAACCATGCGCGTCGCCTTATCGGCGATCCCGAGAATGATGTCCTCGTCAGTGCTGTCTCCCTTTGGGAAATCACTGTGAAGCTGCGCATCGGCAAACTTGATGCCGATATCGAAGAGATTGTTGCGATTTTGCCGGATCAAGGTTTCGACCGGCTGGATATCTCGGACGCGCATCTTATCGCTCTCGCTGCTCTTCCACTTCATCACCGCGATCCTTTCGATCATCTGCTCATGGCGCAAGCCGTGGCGGAGGGAGCGTATTTGGTTTCGGACGATCAAAATGTCGCGCTTTATGGCATTCCGTTTGTGACTTGCTCCGATCCTGTTGCCTTGTGA
- a CDS encoding WGR domain-containing protein produces MLTQPYQLYIERTDATKNMARFYALAIEPTLFGTPCLTRRWGRIGTIGQAMVHHFDREEDAVRMFLELLRSKRARGYRPNTNAGREPMVRAVRGSLPGPCR; encoded by the coding sequence ATGCTCACTCAACCCTATCAGCTCTACATCGAACGCACGGACGCGACGAAAAACATGGCGCGCTTCTACGCGCTCGCAATCGAACCGACGTTGTTCGGCACACCTTGCCTGACGCGGCGATGGGGACGCATCGGAACGATCGGACAAGCCATGGTGCATCACTTCGACAGAGAGGAGGATGCAGTCCGTATGTTCCTCGAACTTCTCCGATCAAAACGGGCGCGCGGCTATAGGCCGAACACAAATGCCGGACGGGAACCCATGGTCCGGGCTGTCCGCGGAAGTCTTCCTGGTCCTTGCCGGTGA